The uncultured Methanolobus sp. sequence CCCAATAATAAAATTGATGTTTTTTCTTCTTCTTCTTTTTCTTCTCAGACTTTCGATAAAATCCCGCCGAATGATTCAGTTGAAAATGCAGGGACAGTCCCAGACACTCCTGATATTTCTCATCTGAGTACCACTGATAAATTTTTCATGGAAAAGGGTGACGTATATCACTCGCTTTTCAAATATAATAAGGCAGTCACTCTGCTCATAAATCCTGAGAATTTTGATATTATTGATGCAAATAATGCTGCTTGTGATTACTATGGCTGGCCATTTGAAGTTATCACACGCATGAAAATACACGACATCAATATCCTGCCTCCTGACAAAATACTGGAGGAGATGCAAAATGCAGTTGATGAAAAGAGAAATTATTTCCTTTTCAGGCACAAACTTGCAGATGGCCAGATCCGTGATGTGGAAGTATACAGCAGTCCGGTTATTGTAAATTCACAGCAGCTTCTTTATTCTATTGCTCATGACATAACCGAGCGCAAGAAGGCTGAATCCGAACTGAACAAGAGAAATATGCAGTTAAGGATTGCTCAAAAAATAGGCCATATAGGAAGCTGGGAGTTAGATTTGAATTCCGGTATGGTAGATTCTTCTGATGAGGCTAAGAGGATTTATGGCTATGGTACTGATGATGTTATTTACCCTCTTAAAGAGGTACAGGCAGTAGTTTTGCCTGAATATCGCCCAATGATGGACGAGGCCATAAGAGAATTGATCGAACAAGGCGTTCCTTATGATGTACAGTACAGGGTTGCCAGGCAAAACGATGGAGCCATTCGTGATGTTCATTCCGTTGCTGAGTATGATGTAGAAAAAAATACTATTATGGGTACTATTCAGGATATCACAGAGCGCAGGAAAGCTGAAGGTGCATTGCTGCATGCGAAAATCGTAGCAGAGGCTGCAAACCGCAGTAAGGATGAATTTCTGGCTACCATGAGCCATGAACTGCGAACCCCTCTTACATCTATAATTGGTTTCTCTGATATTTTAAAAGATAAAATGTTTGGTGAGTTGAACGAAAAACAGGACCATTATGTTGATCACATTCTGGATGCTGGTAATCATTTACTGCAACTTATCAATGATGTGCTGGACCTTTCAAAGGTGGAAGCAGGGAAAATGGAACTTCTTTATGAACATTTTTCACCATCGGATGCTGTTGATGAAGTGAATACTCTCCTGTCCCCTCTGGCTATGGATAAAAGAATAAAACTTGTCATTGACACTGACGGGAATATTGAGGAAATCCATGCAGACAGAACGAAGTTCAAACAGGTTCTTTATAATCTTGCCAGCAATGCAATAAAGTTCACTCCTGAAAAAGGAACGGTTTCTATTATTTCCGGGATTTCGGAAAATATGCTTCGTGTCTGTGTAAGGGACACAGGAATTGGTATCTCTTTGGAGGACCAGGCCAAGCTTTTCCAGCCATTCAGGCAACTAAATTCGTACACTACAAATGAGTATGCTGGGACCGGTCTTGGGCTTGCCCTTGTAAAGAGGTTTGTAGAAATGCACAATGGCAAGGTGTGGGTGGACAGTATTGTTGGTGAAGGCAGCGAGTTTTATTTTTCTCTTCCTGTAAACAGTAGTAATATGTGAAGTTTGGATTCAATGTGGTAGGTAAATTTAAGTGTCATCTTTGATTGATAATCTTACAAGCAAAATGGTTGAAAGGAAAATTAACCTGATAAAAGCTAATTTTGTCCGATATAATCAAGACCCTGAAGAGTATCAACTTAAAATCGTAAAACGCCTTGATATTTTAGAAAAGTGTGCATACAAAGAAATTAAAAGTGAAATAAAAACTTTAATTATAGATTCAACTGTCATCATGCTGTTATTTTTCTTATTATTGAAGGTGGAAAAGCATGCTAATTCAACTATAGGAACTTTTGGATACAATCCGTTTTATCTAATTCTTGTTTTTTGCTGTATTTTCATTCTTTTACATATTTTGATGCACACAAGCAAAATACTGAGCCCTATACTCGAAAGCCTAAATTGT is a genomic window containing:
- a CDS encoding ATP-binding protein, translating into MERNFRWSLISGILTMDDSCLVCGNDNMEGTRRNRGQEHDDICPNNKIDVFSSSSFSSQTFDKIPPNDSVENAGTVPDTPDISHLSTTDKFFMEKGDVYHSLFKYNKAVTLLINPENFDIIDANNAACDYYGWPFEVITRMKIHDINILPPDKILEEMQNAVDEKRNYFLFRHKLADGQIRDVEVYSSPVIVNSQQLLYSIAHDITERKKAESELNKRNMQLRIAQKIGHIGSWELDLNSGMVDSSDEAKRIYGYGTDDVIYPLKEVQAVVLPEYRPMMDEAIRELIEQGVPYDVQYRVARQNDGAIRDVHSVAEYDVEKNTIMGTIQDITERRKAEGALLHAKIVAEAANRSKDEFLATMSHELRTPLTSIIGFSDILKDKMFGELNEKQDHYVDHILDAGNHLLQLINDVLDLSKVEAGKMELLYEHFSPSDAVDEVNTLLSPLAMDKRIKLVIDTDGNIEEIHADRTKFKQVLYNLASNAIKFTPEKGTVSIISGISENMLRVCVRDTGIGISLEDQAKLFQPFRQLNSYTTNEYAGTGLGLALVKRFVEMHNGKVWVDSIVGEGSEFYFSLPVNSSNM